From Parambassis ranga chromosome 9, fParRan2.1, whole genome shotgun sequence, the proteins below share one genomic window:
- the LOC114441776 gene encoding zinc-binding protein A33-like, protein MAEKIVLVENYLSCHICSETFRDPVTLSCSHNFCSSCLQKFWEQTKNKNCPICKRRSSKYDPSVNLSLRELVDSVAKRKSNSSETETKKGKKVKQDEKKKEEVVCDKHPEVPYWFCEDEQRAVCPVCEFSLHQTHKVVPVEQAVRDLKEQLGSDLKSLQDKRDKYKQVEDTYNEMSQHVKKQLLSTETQIRAEFNKLHQFLKEEEESRLAALREEEEQKRKTMSREMKRIQQQMSSLSDSISAVEEELQKQQVSFLSSYKDTQSRARAKSSLSDPQLVSGALIDVAKHLGNLSFRVWQKMKDKVHFSPVILDPNTASRRLYLSDDLTSVRRGDTEQKLPDNPERHTKYGTVLGSEGFSSGKHSWEVEVGDHPNWVVGLAKESANKDAEFASPKHGFWCLGHRDGEYINVVGGTVRVKKSLQRIRVQLDYDRGEVSFYNSEDMTQICTHRDTFTGKLLPYFDFGKSAGAKTTDIKVR, encoded by the coding sequence ATGGCTGAGAAGATTGTTCTTGTTGAAAACTACCTGAGCTGCCATATTTGTTCAGAGACTTTCAGAGATcctgtgactctgagctgcagccacaacttctgttcaagctgcctgcagaaattctgggaacaaactaaaaacaaaaactgtcccATCTGTAAAAGAAGATCATCAAAGTATGATCCATCTGTTAACCTTTCTCTGAGAGAGTTGGTTGACTCTGTTGCTAAGAGAAAGAGtaacagctcagagacagagacaaaaaaagggaagaaagtAAAGCAGgacgagaagaagaaggaggaggtggtctgTGATAAACACCCAGAGGTACCTTACTGGttctgtgaggacgagcagagagctgtgtgtcctgtctgtgagttttctctgcaccagactcacaaagtggttcctgtagaacaagcagtcagagacctgaaggagcagctgggatctgacttaaagtctctgcaggacaagagggacaaatacaaacaagtggaggacacatacaatgaaatgtctcaacacgtcaagaagcagctgttgtccacagagacgcagatcagagcagagttcaacaagctccaccagttcctgaaagaggaagaggagtccagactggcagctctgagggaggaagaggagcagaagaggaagactatgagcagagagatgaagaggattcagcagcagatgtcctctctgtcagacagcatctctgctgttgaagaagagctgcagaaacagcaggtgtcattcctcagcagttataaagacactcagagcagagccagagccaagagctcactgtcagatccacagctggtctcaggagcactgatagatgtggccaaacacctgggcaacctgtccttcagagtctggcagaagatgaaggacaaggtccacttcagtcctgtcattctggacccaaacactgcaAGCAGAAGACTCTATCTGTCTGATGATCTGACCAGTGTGAGACgtggagacacagagcagaaacttcctgataatccagagaggCACACTAAATATGGCACTGTTTTAGGCTCTGAGGGCTTCAGCtcagggaaacacagctgggaggtggaggtgggagatcatccAAACTGGGTTGTGGGTTTAGCTAAAGAGTCAGCTAACAAGGACGCAGAGTTTGCTTCACCAAAACATGGATTCTGGTGTTTGGGGCATCGTGATGGAGAATACATTAATGTCGTTGGTGGGACTGTCAGGGTGAAGAAGAgtctccagaggatcagagtccagctggactatgacaggggggaggtgtccttctacaactctgaagacatgactcagatctgcactcacagagacactttcactgGGAAGCTCCTCCCATATTTTGATTTTGGGAAGTCTGCTGGTGCAAAAACCACTGATATCAAAGTGCGTTAG